One genomic region from Lycorma delicatula isolate Av1 chromosome 1, ASM4794821v1, whole genome shotgun sequence encodes:
- the LOC142333038 gene encoding facilitated trehalose transporter Tret1-like isoform X4 produces MDWLASLLVLSTPVGSLLSGPIADRYGRKIGNWLTCLPAMTAWLMIAFSPRNTVMWLYIARVLGGLGGGMTTTFIVYVSEISHEKYRAMFLGLNSIAVSLGVLIITANGVFMNWKTMALCYGLFSLITLILICTVVPESPYWLLVFSKKNNCRSDAEKVLKWLNPNKEIYEKKLHQILVTRRKIEEDKINEKNEKEFCKKIRKTLSNLLKPEILLPILLLMGLIMLQQLTGGYSIMFYTIHLIKKLGGHFAGGIDEYDAFVIMGIIRFLMSILAGGLSRIVGRRPLLIISSLGMGFSCFLIVVYQYFQINQKLPQSISLVGNETLKYTDIHDKINVTMSNNEVQATGHWFPMLCLLFFVCTSAIGLLNIPWTMMGEILPLSIRGTGSGFLISFAYIVMFFTVKIYPFLLDSINIGTIFFMQGTVCLITVIFTYILLPETLGKSLNEIENYFSRNVT; encoded by the exons ATGGATTGGTTAG CTAGTCTTTTAGTTTTATCAACTCCGGTTGGATCACTCTTGTCTGGCCCAATAGCTGACAGATATGGAAGAAAAATAGGAAATTGGTTAACATGTCTTCCTGCAATGACAGCATGGTTAATGATAGCCTTTTCACCAAGAAATACAGTTATGTGGTTGTATATAGCCAGAGTACTCGGAGGGCTTGGAGGag GAATGACAACaacatttattgtttatgtttctgAAATAAGTCATGAGAAATACAGAGCGATGTTTCTTGGTCTTAACAGCATTGCAGTTTCTCTGGGAGTGCTTATTATTACAGCCAATGGAGTCTTTATGAACTGGAAAACAATGGCATTATGCTATggattgttttcattaataacacTCATCCTTATTTGCACGGTGGTGCCAGAGAGTCCTTACTGGTTACTGGTGTTTTCCAAGAAAAATAACTGTCGTAGTGATGCTGAAAAAGTTCTGAAGTGGCTTAATCCTAATAAAGAA ATTTATGAGAAGAAACTACATCAGATTTTAGTTACAAGACGTAAAAtagaagaagataaaataaatgagaagaatgaaaaagaattttgtaaaaaaattagaaaaacattatcaaatttattaaaacctgaAATTTTGTTACCAATCCTACTGTTGATGGGATTAATTATGCTACAGCAATTAACTGGAGGATATTCAATAATGTTTTAcacaatacatttaattaaaaaattaggagGTCATTTTGCAGGAGGAATTGATGAATATGATGCTTTTGTAATAATGGGAATAATTAGATTTCTTATGAGTATTCTGGCAGGTGGATTATCTAGAATTGTAGGAAGAAGACCTCTTCTTATAATATCATCACTTGGAATGGGTTTCTCATGCTTTTTAATTGTAGTGtatcaatattttcagataaatcaAAAACTACCTCAAAGCATAAGTTTAGTTGGTAATGAAACTCTTAAATACACTGATATACATGATAAAATAAACGTAACTATGTCAAATAATGAAGTTCAAGCTACAGGGCATTGGTTTCCGATGCTGTGccttctattttttgtttgtacaaGTGCCATAGGATTATTAAATATTCCATGGACAATGATGGGAGAGATACTACCCTTATCTATAAGAGGAACTGGTTCCGGTTTTCTTATATCATTTGCatatattgtaatgttttttacagttaaaatatatccatttttgttGGATTCAATTAATATTGGAACAATTTTCTTCATGCAAGGTACTGTATGCTTAATTACAgtcatatttacttatatattattgcCTGAAACATTAggtaaaagtttaaatgaaatagaaaattatttttctagaaatgtaacatag
- the LOC142333038 gene encoding facilitated trehalose transporter Tret1-like isoform X1 — MDGKAKFLKSSDNLHVSYEATKDLINENVVPNLPVTLKWKDLSNQVIASVICALTVVQVGLHMSFSAVLLPQLEVKNSDYNISTTESSWIASLLVLSTPVGSLLSGPIADRYGRKIGNWLTCLPAMTAWLMIAFSPRNTVMWLYIARVLGGLGGGMTTTFIVYVSEISHEKYRAMFLGLNSIAVSLGVLIITANGVFMNWKTMALCYGLFSLITLILICTVVPESPYWLLVFSKKNNCRSDAEKVLKWLNPNKEIYEKKLHQILVTRRKIEEDKINEKNEKEFCKKIRKTLSNLLKPEILLPILLLMGLIMLQQLTGGYSIMFYTIHLIKKLGGHFAGGIDEYDAFVIMGIIRFLMSILAGGLSRIVGRRPLLIISSLGMGFSCFLIVVYQYFQINQKLPQSISLVGNETLKYTDIHDKINVTMSNNEVQATGHWFPMLCLLFFVCTSAIGLLNIPWTMMGEILPLSIRGTGSGFLISFAYIVMFFTVKIYPFLLDSINIGTIFFMQGTVCLITVIFTYILLPETLGKSLNEIENYFSRNVT, encoded by the exons tttaattaatgaaaatgttgtgCCAAATTTGCCCGTGACACTAAAATGGAAAGATTTAAGTAAccaa GTTATAGCAAGTGTCATCTGTGCTTTAAcagttgttcaagttggtttacATATGTCATTTTCTGCAGTACTTTTACCACAACTAGAAGTTAAAAACAGTGATTATAATATATCTACAACTGAGTCATCATGGATTG CTAGTCTTTTAGTTTTATCAACTCCGGTTGGATCACTCTTGTCTGGCCCAATAGCTGACAGATATGGAAGAAAAATAGGAAATTGGTTAACATGTCTTCCTGCAATGACAGCATGGTTAATGATAGCCTTTTCACCAAGAAATACAGTTATGTGGTTGTATATAGCCAGAGTACTCGGAGGGCTTGGAGGag GAATGACAACaacatttattgtttatgtttctgAAATAAGTCATGAGAAATACAGAGCGATGTTTCTTGGTCTTAACAGCATTGCAGTTTCTCTGGGAGTGCTTATTATTACAGCCAATGGAGTCTTTATGAACTGGAAAACAATGGCATTATGCTATggattgttttcattaataacacTCATCCTTATTTGCACGGTGGTGCCAGAGAGTCCTTACTGGTTACTGGTGTTTTCCAAGAAAAATAACTGTCGTAGTGATGCTGAAAAAGTTCTGAAGTGGCTTAATCCTAATAAAGAA ATTTATGAGAAGAAACTACATCAGATTTTAGTTACAAGACGTAAAAtagaagaagataaaataaatgagaagaatgaaaaagaattttgtaaaaaaattagaaaaacattatcaaatttattaaaacctgaAATTTTGTTACCAATCCTACTGTTGATGGGATTAATTATGCTACAGCAATTAACTGGAGGATATTCAATAATGTTTTAcacaatacatttaattaaaaaattaggagGTCATTTTGCAGGAGGAATTGATGAATATGATGCTTTTGTAATAATGGGAATAATTAGATTTCTTATGAGTATTCTGGCAGGTGGATTATCTAGAATTGTAGGAAGAAGACCTCTTCTTATAATATCATCACTTGGAATGGGTTTCTCATGCTTTTTAATTGTAGTGtatcaatattttcagataaatcaAAAACTACCTCAAAGCATAAGTTTAGTTGGTAATGAAACTCTTAAATACACTGATATACATGATAAAATAAACGTAACTATGTCAAATAATGAAGTTCAAGCTACAGGGCATTGGTTTCCGATGCTGTGccttctattttttgtttgtacaaGTGCCATAGGATTATTAAATATTCCATGGACAATGATGGGAGAGATACTACCCTTATCTATAAGAGGAACTGGTTCCGGTTTTCTTATATCATTTGCatatattgtaatgttttttacagttaaaatatatccatttttgttGGATTCAATTAATATTGGAACAATTTTCTTCATGCAAGGTACTGTATGCTTAATTACAgtcatatttacttatatattattgcCTGAAACATTAggtaaaagtttaaatgaaatagaaaattatttttctagaaatgtaacatag
- the LOC142333038 gene encoding facilitated trehalose transporter Tret1-like isoform X3, whose amino-acid sequence MDGKAKFLKSSDNLHVSYEATKDLINENVVPNLPVTLKWKDLSNQVIASVICALTVVQVGLHMSFSAVLLPQLEVKNSDYNISTTESSWIGMTTTFIVYVSEISHEKYRAMFLGLNSIAVSLGVLIITANGVFMNWKTMALCYGLFSLITLILICTVVPESPYWLLVFSKKNNCRSDAEKVLKWLNPNKEIYEKKLHQILVTRRKIEEDKINEKNEKEFCKKIRKTLSNLLKPEILLPILLLMGLIMLQQLTGGYSIMFYTIHLIKKLGGHFAGGIDEYDAFVIMGIIRFLMSILAGGLSRIVGRRPLLIISSLGMGFSCFLIVVYQYFQINQKLPQSISLVGNETLKYTDIHDKINVTMSNNEVQATGHWFPMLCLLFFVCTSAIGLLNIPWTMMGEILPLSIRGTGSGFLISFAYIVMFFTVKIYPFLLDSINIGTIFFMQGTVCLITVIFTYILLPETLGKSLNEIENYFSRNVT is encoded by the exons tttaattaatgaaaatgttgtgCCAAATTTGCCCGTGACACTAAAATGGAAAGATTTAAGTAAccaa GTTATAGCAAGTGTCATCTGTGCTTTAAcagttgttcaagttggtttacATATGTCATTTTCTGCAGTACTTTTACCACAACTAGAAGTTAAAAACAGTGATTATAATATATCTACAACTGAGTCATCATGGATTG GAATGACAACaacatttattgtttatgtttctgAAATAAGTCATGAGAAATACAGAGCGATGTTTCTTGGTCTTAACAGCATTGCAGTTTCTCTGGGAGTGCTTATTATTACAGCCAATGGAGTCTTTATGAACTGGAAAACAATGGCATTATGCTATggattgttttcattaataacacTCATCCTTATTTGCACGGTGGTGCCAGAGAGTCCTTACTGGTTACTGGTGTTTTCCAAGAAAAATAACTGTCGTAGTGATGCTGAAAAAGTTCTGAAGTGGCTTAATCCTAATAAAGAA ATTTATGAGAAGAAACTACATCAGATTTTAGTTACAAGACGTAAAAtagaagaagataaaataaatgagaagaatgaaaaagaattttgtaaaaaaattagaaaaacattatcaaatttattaaaacctgaAATTTTGTTACCAATCCTACTGTTGATGGGATTAATTATGCTACAGCAATTAACTGGAGGATATTCAATAATGTTTTAcacaatacatttaattaaaaaattaggagGTCATTTTGCAGGAGGAATTGATGAATATGATGCTTTTGTAATAATGGGAATAATTAGATTTCTTATGAGTATTCTGGCAGGTGGATTATCTAGAATTGTAGGAAGAAGACCTCTTCTTATAATATCATCACTTGGAATGGGTTTCTCATGCTTTTTAATTGTAGTGtatcaatattttcagataaatcaAAAACTACCTCAAAGCATAAGTTTAGTTGGTAATGAAACTCTTAAATACACTGATATACATGATAAAATAAACGTAACTATGTCAAATAATGAAGTTCAAGCTACAGGGCATTGGTTTCCGATGCTGTGccttctattttttgtttgtacaaGTGCCATAGGATTATTAAATATTCCATGGACAATGATGGGAGAGATACTACCCTTATCTATAAGAGGAACTGGTTCCGGTTTTCTTATATCATTTGCatatattgtaatgttttttacagttaaaatatatccatttttgttGGATTCAATTAATATTGGAACAATTTTCTTCATGCAAGGTACTGTATGCTTAATTACAgtcatatttacttatatattattgcCTGAAACATTAggtaaaagtttaaatgaaatagaaaattatttttctagaaatgtaacatag
- the LOC142333038 gene encoding facilitated trehalose transporter Tret1-like isoform X2, which translates to MSFSAVLLPQLEVKNSDYNISTTESSWIASLLVLSTPVGSLLSGPIADRYGRKIGNWLTCLPAMTAWLMIAFSPRNTVMWLYIARVLGGLGGGMTTTFIVYVSEISHEKYRAMFLGLNSIAVSLGVLIITANGVFMNWKTMALCYGLFSLITLILICTVVPESPYWLLVFSKKNNCRSDAEKVLKWLNPNKEIYEKKLHQILVTRRKIEEDKINEKNEKEFCKKIRKTLSNLLKPEILLPILLLMGLIMLQQLTGGYSIMFYTIHLIKKLGGHFAGGIDEYDAFVIMGIIRFLMSILAGGLSRIVGRRPLLIISSLGMGFSCFLIVVYQYFQINQKLPQSISLVGNETLKYTDIHDKINVTMSNNEVQATGHWFPMLCLLFFVCTSAIGLLNIPWTMMGEILPLSIRGTGSGFLISFAYIVMFFTVKIYPFLLDSINIGTIFFMQGTVCLITVIFTYILLPETLGKSLNEIENYFSRNVT; encoded by the exons ATGTCATTTTCTGCAGTACTTTTACCACAACTAGAAGTTAAAAACAGTGATTATAATATATCTACAACTGAGTCATCATGGATTG CTAGTCTTTTAGTTTTATCAACTCCGGTTGGATCACTCTTGTCTGGCCCAATAGCTGACAGATATGGAAGAAAAATAGGAAATTGGTTAACATGTCTTCCTGCAATGACAGCATGGTTAATGATAGCCTTTTCACCAAGAAATACAGTTATGTGGTTGTATATAGCCAGAGTACTCGGAGGGCTTGGAGGag GAATGACAACaacatttattgtttatgtttctgAAATAAGTCATGAGAAATACAGAGCGATGTTTCTTGGTCTTAACAGCATTGCAGTTTCTCTGGGAGTGCTTATTATTACAGCCAATGGAGTCTTTATGAACTGGAAAACAATGGCATTATGCTATggattgttttcattaataacacTCATCCTTATTTGCACGGTGGTGCCAGAGAGTCCTTACTGGTTACTGGTGTTTTCCAAGAAAAATAACTGTCGTAGTGATGCTGAAAAAGTTCTGAAGTGGCTTAATCCTAATAAAGAA ATTTATGAGAAGAAACTACATCAGATTTTAGTTACAAGACGTAAAAtagaagaagataaaataaatgagaagaatgaaaaagaattttgtaaaaaaattagaaaaacattatcaaatttattaaaacctgaAATTTTGTTACCAATCCTACTGTTGATGGGATTAATTATGCTACAGCAATTAACTGGAGGATATTCAATAATGTTTTAcacaatacatttaattaaaaaattaggagGTCATTTTGCAGGAGGAATTGATGAATATGATGCTTTTGTAATAATGGGAATAATTAGATTTCTTATGAGTATTCTGGCAGGTGGATTATCTAGAATTGTAGGAAGAAGACCTCTTCTTATAATATCATCACTTGGAATGGGTTTCTCATGCTTTTTAATTGTAGTGtatcaatattttcagataaatcaAAAACTACCTCAAAGCATAAGTTTAGTTGGTAATGAAACTCTTAAATACACTGATATACATGATAAAATAAACGTAACTATGTCAAATAATGAAGTTCAAGCTACAGGGCATTGGTTTCCGATGCTGTGccttctattttttgtttgtacaaGTGCCATAGGATTATTAAATATTCCATGGACAATGATGGGAGAGATACTACCCTTATCTATAAGAGGAACTGGTTCCGGTTTTCTTATATCATTTGCatatattgtaatgttttttacagttaaaatatatccatttttgttGGATTCAATTAATATTGGAACAATTTTCTTCATGCAAGGTACTGTATGCTTAATTACAgtcatatttacttatatattattgcCTGAAACATTAggtaaaagtttaaatgaaatagaaaattatttttctagaaatgtaacatag